A genomic window from Fusarium oxysporum Fo47 chromosome VIII, complete sequence includes:
- a CDS encoding major facilitator superfamily domain-containing protein, translating into MTRINATETTPLIPEIPPEVSDVERNSPDEPKTYSHAFIARVVVALLIGIFTSNADGSLVLATHPVIASEFGKLQDSSWLFISFMLASAASQTISRPHPTLVSLESLANNFSALVGAGQSMWQVILGRVISGSGGAGMTTMASVIITELAPLREVASWQSYMNVIATVGRSIGGPLGGFLADTIGWRWSFLGQSPIFAVSMIIAAILLPSTTQTEGATLERIKRIDALGALLLGGSVLAFMVPLEIGGQKIPWSHPLVPILAAAGVILSVAFVLVESRWAKEPIFPLRLLRSGDVTKTYLIAFGQAAAQLGTNWLESLYVFPGGLGMGIAQSAAFIALQASIDPKDKAAASSGIFLAVTLGSVVGMAGTSATIQGLLRHDIQQNLSDLGKSQRFIDEVIRKAAESVSYIDEASEPIRKVLIEGYIRGIEYGHGKCMSPCQEWHGKGDCITLENLLTRLVLYSL; encoded by the exons ATGACCAGAATTAACGCGACAGAGACGACTCCCTTGATACCGGAGATACCTCCCGAGGTCTCGGATGTCGAGAGGAACAGCCCCGACGAGCCGAAAACGTATAGCCATGCGTTTATCGCGAGGGTAGTTGTCGCGTTGCTGATTG GTATCTTTACTTCCAATGCCGATGGCTCATTGGTACTGGCGACTCATCCGGTGATTGCGTCCGAGTTTGGCAAGCTTCAGGATTCGAGTTGGCTATTTATCAGCTTCATGTTGGCTAGTGCAGCATCGCAGACGATT TCCAGACCGCACCCGACACTGGTCTCACTTGAATCTCTGGCTAACAATTTCAGTGCCCTCGT AGGCGCTGGCCAGTCAATGTGGCAGGTCATCCTAGGTCGCGTAATCTCTGGATCTGGAGGTGCAGGAATGACTACAATGGCATCAGTCATCATAACTG AACTCGCACCTCTCCGAGAAGTTGCCTCATGGCAAAGCTACATGAATGTCATCGCCACCGTCGGCCGTAGCATTGGTGGTCCGCTTGGAGGCTTTCTCGCTGATACAATCGGCTGGAGATG GTCATTCCTCGGACAATCGCCAATTTTTGCTGTATCCATGATCATCGCCGCCATCCTCCTCCCCTCTACAACACAGACCGAGGGCGCGACACTCGAGCGCATCAAAAGGATCGACGCACTTGGAGCTCTGCTTTTGGGTGGCTCTGTTCTCGCTTTCATGGTTCCCCTTGAGATTGGCGGCCAGAAGATTCCATGGAGTCATCCCCTCGTGCCAATTCTCGCTGCCGCTGGTGTGATTCTCTCAGTTGCTTTCGTACTTGTAGAGTCACGCTGGGCCAAGGAACCAATCTTCCCTCTTCGCTTACTCAGAAGTGGCGATGTCACAAAGACGTATCTGATTGCGTTTGGTCAAGCAGCTGCACAACTTGGA ACCAATTGGCTGGAGTCACTCTACGTCTTCCCAGG GGGCCTGGGAATGGGCATCGCTCAAAGTGCTGCCTTTATCGCTCTCCAAGCTTCCATTGATCCCAAAGACAAAGCAgcagcttcttctggaatCTTCCTCGCTGTAACTTTGGGTTCAGTAGTTGGCATGGCTGGTACCAGCGCAACCATCCAAGGACTTCTCAGACACGACATTCAACAGAACCTCAGTGATCTCGGAAAGTCTCAACGCTTTATTGACGAG GTCATTCGAAAAGCCGCAGAGAGTGTCTCGTACATCGACGAAGCTTCCGAGCCCATTCGAAAGGTACTGATCGAAGGTTATATCAGAGGAATCGAGTATGGCCACGGTAAGTGCATGTCCCCTTGCCAGGAG TGGCATGGGAAAGGGGACTGCATCACGTTAGAAAACCTTCTGACACGTTTGGTGCTGTATTCATTGTAG